In Aeromicrobium wangtongii, the DNA window GTCATGGAGCTCGACGACTGTGCCTTCCCGACACTGGACTCGGTCGAGATCGGCGATGACCCGAACCACATCTTCGACGGCGTGAACCTGGCCCTGCTGGTCGGCGCGCGGCCCCGCACCAAGGGCATGGAGCGCGGCGACCTGCTGTCCGCGAACGGCGCCATCTTCACCGGCCAGGGCAAGGCGCTCAACGACCACGCGGCCGATGACGTCCGCATCGGTGTGACCGGCAACCCGGCCAACACCAATGCGCTGATCGCGATGCACAACGCCCCCGACATCCCGCAGGAGCGTTTCTCGGCGCTCACCCGGCTCGACCACAATCGGGCCATCTCGCAGCTGGCGGCCAAGACCGGCTCGAAGGTCGCCGACATCACCCGGATGACGATCTGGGGCAATCACTCCGCCACGCAGTACCCCGACATCTCCCACGCGCTGGTCGGCGGTCGCAGTGCCGCCGAGGTCGTCGACGACAAGGGCTGGGTCGAGAAGACCTTCATCCCCACCGTCGCCAAGCGCGGCGCCGCCATCATCGAGGCCCGCGGCGCCTCGTCGGCGGCCTCCGCCGCCTCGGCCACGATCGACGCGGCCCGCACCTGGCTGACCGGCACCCCGGAGGGCGACTGGGCGTCGATGGCGGTGCGCTCGGACGGCTCGTACGGCGTTCCCGAGGGACTCATCTACTCCTTCCCCGTCACGACGAAGGACGGTGACTGGGAGATCGTCCAGGGTCTGGAGGTCGACGACTTCAGCCGGGAGCGGATGGACGCCACGGCGCAGGAGCTCATCGAGGAGCGCGACGCGGTCAAGGAGCTCGGTCTGATCTAGCCCGCTGACGAGCCACTCAGATCCCGTGACGAGTCACTCAAGGTGGCGACGCCGCGAACCTACGCGACTCCTCGGCGGACCTACGCGACTCCTCGGCGGACCTATCCCGGCTGGTTCGGGATCAGGATCGGCAGGATGACCAGGGCGACGCCCAGCGTCGTCATCCACACCACGTCGAAGGCCTTGCCGCGCACACGGAGCATCCCCGTGTGGTCGATCGGCACGACCGAGCGCGCCAGTGCACCCACGATGAACGCCAGCCCCATCGCGACGACGCCCACCCGCCACGGCCCCACCGCGACCAGGACCAGACCGACGGCCACGACCACGAGCTGCAGCAGGTACAGCTGCGACCCGCGGCTGCGTGGTGCCCTCACGGGTTGAGGCGCTCGGCGGTGTCGACGACGTTGGCCAGCAGCAGCGCGCGGGTCATCGGGCCCACTCCCCCGGGGTTGGGCGAGATCCAGCCGGCGACCTCGTGGGCGGCCGGGTCGACGTCACCCACGATGCCGTTCGCGTCGCGGCTGACCCCGACGTCCAGCAGGGCGGCGCCGGGCTTGACCATGTCGGCCGAGATGATGCCCGGGACGCCCGCGGCGGCGATCACGATGTCGGCCCGGCGCACCTCGGCCGCCAGGTCCCTGGTGCCGGTGTGGCACAGCGTGACGGTCGCGTTCTCGGTGCGGCGGGTCAGCAGCAGCCCCATCGGACGGCCGACGGTGATGCCGCGGCCCACGACCACGACGTGCTGGCCGGCGATCGGGACGTCGTGGCGACGCAGCAGCTCGATGATGCCGCGCGGCGTGCACGGCAGCGGCGCCTCCTTGCCCAGCACCAGCCAGCCCAGGTTCGTGGGGTGCAACCCGTCGGCGTCCTTCAGCGGGTCGATGCGGCCGATCGCGGCGTTCTCGTCCAGGCCCTTGGGCAGCGGCAGCTGCAGGATGTAGCCCGTGCAGCTCGGATCGTCGTTCAGCTGGTCGATCGCGGCCTCGACCTCGGCCTGCGTCGCGGTCTCGGGCAGGTCCACGCGGATCGACTCGATGCCGACCTCCGCGCAGTCACGGTGCTTGCCCGCGACGTACCACTGGCTGCCGGGATCGTTGCCGACCAGGATCGTCCCCAGCCCCGGGACGATGCCGCGCTCACGCAGTGCCGTCACCCGCTCGCGGAGCTCGCCCTTGATCGCGGCCGCAGCCGCCTTGCCGTCCAGGATCTGCGCAGTCACGGGGACGAGTCTTTCATGGCTGGGCGCTCCCGCGTCCACAGACCGTCGTCAGCGGGCCGGGCGTGTCAGCCAGTCCTGCAGCAGCGGCGCGAGCCGATCGGGGCGACGGCAGTAGATCACGGCGTACCGGCCGGTGCCGGCCTCACGCAGCACGACCCCGCGCAGACCGAGCGTCCGCCCGTGACTGCCGCCCACGACTCGCACGTTCTCCCCGGCCGGGGTCGGGAACGGCCCGTCGGCCATGGCCCACTGGCGATCGGACAGCACCGTCATGGGCTGGGCGCCGAACCCGGCGTCGAAGTCGTCCGGGGACAACCGCTCCCGCCCGACGACGAGCCGCTCGGAGGTCAGCTCCAGGCCACCGTAGAAGGCCACCGACCACACCGTGATCCCCACGATGAGCACGAAGATCGACGCCAGCACGCCCCACCCCTGCAGCCCGAAGCCCGAGGCGACGTCGGCGATCGCCAGCGCCAGGCCGACCGCGATGACCACCTTCCCGATCCGGCGCGGGGCCCCCAGCTCGGAGTGGACGGTGGTCGGCACGGCCGCAGCCTAGTGGAAGAAGTGCCGCGTGCCGGTGAAGTACATCGTCACGCCGGCCGCCTTCGCCGCCTCGATCGACTCCTCGTCACGCACCGAGCCACCGGGCTGGACGACTGCCTTGACCCCGGCGTCCAGCAGCACCTGCAGGCCGTCGGAGAACGGGAAGAAGGCGTCGGAGGCCGCGACGGCACCCGTCACCCGCTCGGCGCCGGCCCGCTCGACCGCGAGACGGCAGGAGTCGACCCGGTTGACCTGGCCCATGCCGACGCCCACCGAGGCGCCGTCCTTGGCCAGCAGGATCGCATTGGACTTGACCGCCCGGCACGCGGTCCAGGCGAACTGCAGGTCCGCGAGGGTCGCCTCGTCGGCCGGCTCACCGGCGGCAAGCGTCCACGCGGACGGCGCATCGCCCTCGGCATCCACGTGATCGCGGAACTGCATCACGGCGCCGCCGCTGATCTGGCGGTACTCCCCCGTCGTGGTGTCGTCACCGGCGCAGCGCAGGATGCGGATGTTCTTCTTGCCCTGCAGCACCTCGACGGCGCCGGGCTCGTAGTCGGGCGCGACGATGACCTCGGTGAACACCTCGGCGACCTGCTCGGCCATCGCGACGCTCACCGGTCGGTTGGTCGCGATGACTCCACCGAAGGCCGAGACGGGGTCGCAGGCGTGCGCGCGAGCGTGCGCCTCGGCGACATCGGCGCCGACCGCGATGCCGCACGGGTTGGCGTGCTTGATGATCGCGACGGCCGGCTCGTCGAAGTCGTACGCGGCACGGCGGGCCGCATCGGTATCGACGTAGTTGTTGTACGACATCTCCTTGCCGTGCAGCTGCTCGGCCTCGGCCAGCCCACCGGTGCCGTCGGTGTACAGCGCAGCCGGCTGGTGGGGGTTCTCGCCGTAGCGCAGCACCGCGGACTTGGTCCACGCCTCCGCGGCGAAGTCGGGCCAGCCGTCCTCGGACGGGGCGTAGGAGCTGGCGAACCACGACGCCACCGAGACGTCGTACGCCGCGGTGTGGGCGAACGCCTGGGCGGCGAGCCGCTTGCGCTGCTCGAGGGTGAAGCCGCCGGCCGCGATCGCGGCGCGGACGTCGTCGTACGCCGAGGGCGAGACGACCACGGCGACGCTCGGGTGGTTCTTGGCGGCAGCGCGGACCATCGACGGACCGCCGATGTCGATCTGCTCGACGCACTCGTCGGGCGACGCGCCCGAGGCGACCGTCTCGCGGAACGGGTACAGGTTGACGATGACCAGGTCGAAGGGCTCGATCTCGAGCTCCGCGAGCTGCTCGACGTGCGAGTCCAGACGCAGATCGGCCAGGATGCCGGCGTGGACGCGCGGGTGCAGCGTCTTGACTCGGCCGTCCAGGCACTCGGGGAAGCCGGTGAGCTCCTCGACGGGGGTCACCGGGACGCCCGCCGCCTCGATGGTCTTGGCGGTCGAGCCGGTCGACACGATCGAGACGCCCGCGGCGTGCAGGTCGCGGGCGAGCTCCTCGAGGCCGGTCTTGTCGTAGACCGAGACGAGGGCGCGCTTGAGCGGGCGGGTCGAGGATTCAGGACTGCTGGTCATGTGTGATCTCCTGCGAGCCGTACGGCCCGGTCATCGATGTGGAAGCCGTGGCGGGCCAGCTTGCCGACCCAGTCGACCAGCATGGCGCGCTCGCTGGTCTTGATCCGTTCGTGCAGCGAGCTCTCGTCGTCGCCGTCGAGCACCGGCACCGCGACCTGGGCCACGATCGGGCCGGTGTCGACACCCTCGTCGACGACGAACAGCGTCGCACCGGTGATCTTGACGCCGTACGCGAGCGCGTCGCGTGGGCCGTGCATCCCGGGGAAGGCCGGTGACAGGGCCGGGTGCGTGTTGAGCGTCCGACCGCCGAACAGCCCCAGGAAGGCGGGCCCGGTCAGCTTCATGAAGCCGGCCAGCACGACCAGGTCGGGATCGTAGGACGCGACCGTGTCGGCCAACGCGACGTCCCAGGCCGCCCGGTCGTCGAACTGCGACGTGCGCAGCACGAAGGTCTCGATCCCGTGACGCTCGGCGCGGGCCAGCCCTTCGATGCCGTCACGGTCGGCGCCGACTGCGACGATCTCGGCGCCGTAGTCAGGCTCCGCCGACGCGTCGATCAGCGCCTGGAGATTGGTGCCGCTTCCAGAGACGAGGACCACCAGGCGCGCTGGTGTCCGAGGGGCGGGGGGCACGAAGACCACGATAGTGGGCCAGGGCCGCACCGAGCGCGCCGCCCAGTGCCATGACCGGGACGGCGACCAGCAGGGGGGTGAACATCGGCGGCCCGGCGTCCGCCAGCCGGCCCGGGCCGACCGCACCGCCGGACATCCCGACCAGGACGCCGAGGACGAGCCCCGCCACCGCTCCGGCGGCCGCGCCGAGGGCCAGCCGCGGCACCAGGTCGGTGCGTCCGCCCGGGTCGACCCGCCATCCGCTGAGCATCCCGCCCAGCAGCGGCACCAGCCCCAGGACGAACACCCAGCCCGGGAACGTCCCCGGTGTCGGCAGCGCCGCGAGCAGCGGGAAGCCGGGGACCTGGCCGAGCTGCGAGCCGGTCAGGTCGACGGACGTGCCCGTGCCGATCGCGAAGCCGGGGCCGAGCAGTGCCGAGGCGGTCCACAGGACGAGCGTCGGCACCGCGAGCACCGAGCCGGCCGCGAGCGCCACGCCACCGCCCACGCCCGGGTCCAGCAGGGCCCACAGATCGCCCGCCCGCTGGACGTGGGTCACCAGCAGCACCGCCACGATCGCGGCGGCAGCACCCAGCACCGCCAGCACCCCCGGGACCGCGGCGCGCACCGCCGCTCGGACGTCCGGGACCGCCGTGAACCACCAGCGGTCGGCGTCACCGTGTCGCCGCACCGATCCCCACACGGCCCCGAGCCCGCCCACGACGAAGGCGCCGAAGGCGGCCCGGACGACCGAGGTGTCCACGTCGCCGACATTCGTCGCGGCGGATGCGATCGCCGCGATCGTCCCGTAGGCGCCCGCTGCCGTCGCGGCGAAGGCAGCCAGCTCCACCAAGGGATCGGCCACGACCCACACGGCGGCCTGGGCGACCAGCGCGATGCACAGCAGGGTGGCGCCGATCGGGACGACGCCGATCGACACGGGACCCGCGTCGATCCCGGCGCCGAGGGCCACGAGCCAGGTGCGGATCGTGGTGCGTGCCAGGGACCCGGCGGACAGCCCGGAGGCGCCCTGGGCGATCACCACGAAGACGGCCGCGACCGCCCACGACACGATCGTGGCGACGATCGCGGTCAGGAAGGCCGGCCGGAGGTATGGGGTCTCTACGGGCGCAGGCACCGCTTTATCCTCCCTGTAAAGTTGCCGCGTTGCACACAGGCACGCCGGAGCCCCGAGGAGGCTGATTCATGACTCGCGTCGACGAGTTCAACAGCTTCTACTCGTCGACTTTCACGGGCGTGACCCGCGTCACCTATGCCTTGTGCGGCGACCGGCAGGTGGCCTTCGAGTCCACCGTCGACGCCTATCGGCGGGCCTGGCGTGACTGGTCCAAGATACGCGATCGCAATCCGCTGTCCTACGTCCGCAACGAGGCATGGAAGATCACCGCGCTGAACCGCGGCAGCCATCCCCTGCGTCGCCGCCAGGAGGGCGACAGCGACACCGAGCTACTCGCGGCGCTGCAGGACCTGTCCGCCGACGACCGGCGACTCATCGTGCTGATGACTCTGGGCCACAGCGATCTGGAGGAGGCGTCCAGGGAGGTCGGGCAGCCGGCCGAGGAGGGCATCGAGAACGTCACGACGGCGCTCGCCCAGCTCGAGACGGCGCTCGGCGAGAGCATCGACGCGATCGAGCGGCGCATGCACGGGCTCGCCTCGGCGACCGATTCCTTCGAGGTGCCCCCGGCAGCCGATGTGCGATCGGCCGCCCGGCGCGGCCGTCGGCGCAACACCGTCCTGCTCGTCCTGGCATCCGTGGCCCTCATCGTGGGTGGCGGGTTCGTCGCGACCGACGGCGATGCCCTGGCCACCAGCTCGGACCTCCCCCGCCGCGAGAAGATCGGCGCCGAGAGCCCCGATGTCGTGCTGGACGCCCACAAGATCGACGCCGGCAACCTGCTGTCCGCCGGCCAGCTCGAGCCCTTGAGCCCGGGCACCACGTGGACGGTGGAGGGCACCGACGAGAACGTCGCGAACACCACGCCGTACGCGACCTGCCCGGTCAAGCGGTTCGCCGACAAGGATCCGCTCAAGGTCTTCGTCCGGACATTCACCGACAGCGGACCCGGCAACGCCCGGGTCGCCCAGTCGATCGAGGTCTCGCGCAGCGACCGCATCGCCACCCGGGCCTACAAGCGCCTCGTCCAGTGGTACTCCGACTGCGAGCACCCGCGCGTGCAGCTCGTCGCGGCCTACACCGTCAAGCGTCCCTTCGGTGACTTCACGATCCTGTCCCTGCGCTCGCACCGGTCGCCCGAGCGCACGTTCACGGTCGGCTTCAGCCACTCCGGCACGATCACCAGCACGCTGGTGCACGAGGTCGACGGCGCGCAGGGCCCCAGCATCGAGGCCTTCGCGCAGACCCTGAACGAGTCCGTGGCCAAGGTGTGCAAGGACAGCGGCGGCGAGTGCTCCAAGCAGATCGAGGTCGTGCAGACCGATCCGCCGCCGACGTCCGATGCCCCCTCCTTCCTGGGCATCGTCGACCTGCCACCGGTCGCCGACATCAACAGCGTGTGGGCCTCGGCGCCCTTCTCCGCGCAGACCAATCCCGCGGCGACCCAGTGCGACAAGGCCACCTACACCAGCAAGTCGATCCGCTCGGCGAGCTCGCGCGTCTACGTCCTGTACCAGGCCGAAGGGCTGCCGCAGGAGTTCGGCATCGCCGAGACGGTCGCGCGGTTCACGTCGACCCGCAAGGCCAAGACCTTCGTCAAGAAGGTCTCCTCGCGGATCAACAACTGCCGTGACGACATCTTGTCGGCCAAGGTCGACCAGGAGCGCAAGGTCAAGGTGCCCGGCGCCTCCGGCACCGCCTGGCGGGTCGGCTTCGAGGTCGCCGACGGCAAGAAGGTCTACTACCGCACAGCCATCGTCCGCCGGGGCGCCGATGTCGCGCAGCTGACCTTCACCCCCGCCGGCGAGTACGACATCAACCAGAGCGAGTTCACCGCGATCGCCCGGCGCGCAGCCACCCGCCTGCAGTACGCCGAGTAGTCAGCCGAGCCCGCCGCTGAGGCGTCCGTGCCGCTCGGCGCTGGCGTCATCGAGCCCGATGATGTCCACGGTCTTGCCCTTGCGGTGGTACTTCGTCTCGATCGCGTCCAGCGAGGCGACGGTGGATGCGTCCCAGATGTGCGCGGCCGACAGGTCGATCACGACGTGGTCGGGGTCGTCGGCGTACTCGAACTGCGTGTACAGGTCGTTGCTGGAGGCGAAGAACAGCTCACCCGTCACGGTGTACACCGCCTGGCGGGTGCCGTCGGCCGCCTCGACGACGGCGCGGCGGGTCTGCGTCAGGTGCGCGACGCGGCGCGCGAACAGGGTCATCGCGACCAGGACGCCCACCACGACGCCGATGGCCAGGTTGCGCGTCAGCACCGTGACCACGACGGTGGCCAGCATCACCGCCGTCTCGCTCCTGGGCATCCGGCGCAGCGTCGCGGGACGGATGGAGTGCCAGTCGAACGTCGCGACCGACACCATGACCATGACCGCCACCAGCGCCGCCATGGGGATCAGCGCGACGACGTCGCCGAACCCGACGCACAGGATCAGCAGGAGCACGCCGGCCAGGAATGTCGAGATGCGGGTCCGGGCCCCGGAGACCTTCACGTTGATCATCGTCTGGCCGATCATGGCGCAGCCGCCCATGCCACCGAAGAAGCCGGTCACGACATTGGCGACGCCCTGCCCCCACGCCTCGCGGGTCTTGTCCGACCGGGTGTCGGTGATGTCGTCCACGAGCTTGGCGGTCAGCAGCGACTCCAGGAGGCCCACGAGCGCCATCCCCAGCGCATAGGGCGCGATGATCTTCAGGGTCTCCGCCGTGAACGGCATGTCCGGCACGAACCAGGACGGGAGGCTGTCGGGCAGGTCGCCCTGGTCGCCGACGTCCGGGACGTTGATGGCCCCGATGACCGTGAACGCCGTCAGCGCGACGATCGCGACCAGGGGGGCCGGGATGACGTCGTTGATGCGAGGGAAGCCGGCGATGATCGCGATGGCCACCGCGGTCATCGGGTACACCGCCCACGGCACGTCGATCAGGTGGTCGATCTGCGTCTCGACGATCAAGATGGCCAGCGCGTTGACGAAGCCGACCATGACCGATCGCGGGATGAACCGCATCAGCTTGGCGACGCCGGCCAGTGCCAGCAGGATCTGGATCAGCCCGCCGAGCAGGACCGTCGCGATCAAGAAGTCATAGCCGTGCTCACGCATGACCGGGGCGATGACCAGCGCCACTGCTCCCGTGGCGGCCGAGATCATCGCCGGGCGTCCGCCGACGAAGGAGATCGCCACCGCCATCGTGAACGATGCGAACAGGCCGATGCGGGGGTCCACCCCGGCGATGATCGAGAACGAGATCGCCTCGGGTATCAGGGCCAGTGCGACCACCAGGCCGGCGAGCACCTCGGTGCGCAGCAGCTTCGGGGAACGCAGCGCCAGCCGGACCGTGGGTTCCGGCGTGTCGTGGTCGTGGGCCGGCGCGGGCACGGAGGAGGTCAAGGAATTGTGCTCCAGACTGGGAGGTGACGGTGGGGCGCACCGACGCGGGTTGCTGAACACGACGAAGCCCCCACCGCAGCGCGATGGGGGCTTCGGACCGAACCGGACCTACAGGTTCTTGAGGATCTCGCGCATCAGCTCGGCGGTCTCGGACGGCGTCTTGCCGACCTTGACGCCCGCAGCCTCGAGGGCTTCCTTCTTGCCCTGCGCGGTGCCCGCACCGTCGGAGACGATGGCGCCGGCGTGGCCCATGGTCTTGCCCTCGGGAGCGGTGAAGCCGGCCACGTAGCCGACGACCGGCTTGGTGACGTGCTCCTTGATGTAGGCGGCAGCCTTCTCCTCGGCGTCTCCACCGATCTCGCCGATCATGACGATCGCCTTGGTGTCGGGGTCAGCCTCGAACGCCTCGAGGGCGTCGATGTGCGTCGTGCCGATGATCGGGTCGCCGCCGATGCCGATGGCGGTCGAGAAGCCGAAGTCACGCAGCTCGAACATCATCTGGTAGGTCAGCGTGCCCGACTTGGAGACGAGGCCGATGGGGCCCGTGCCGGCGATGTTGGCCGGCGTGATGCCCGCGAGCGCCTCGCCCGGCGTGATGATGCCGGGGCAGTTCGGGCCGATGATGCGCGTCTTCTTGCCCTGGGCGTAGGCCCAGAACTCGGCGCTGTCCTGGACCGGCACGCCCTCGGTGATGATGACCAGCAGGCCGATCTCGGCGTCGATGGCCTCGACGACGGCGTCCTTGGTGAACGCCGGCGGGACGAAGGCGACCGACACGTCGGCGCCCGTCTTCTCGATGGCCTCGGCGACCGAGCCGAACACGGGAAGCTCGACGGTGTTGCCGTCGGCGTCCTTGTGCTCGACCGTCGTGCCGGCCTTGCGGGCGTTGACGCCGCCGACGACCTGCGTGCCGGCAGCCAGCATGCGGGCGGTGTGCTTGGAACCCTCACCGCCGGTGATGCCCTGAACGATGACCTTGGAGTCCTTGGTCAGAAAAATAGCCATGTCTGTCCCTTAGCCGTTCGCCAGTTCGGCGGCCTTGTCGGCCGCACCGTCCATCGTGTCCACCTGGGTGACGAGCGGGTGGTTGAGCTCGTTGAGGATCGCACGACCCTCCTCGACGTTGTTGCCGTCGAGGCGGACGACCAGCGGCTTGGAGGCCTCGTCACCGAGGAGCTCGAGAGCGCCCTTGATGCCGTTGGCGACCGCGTCGCACGACGTGATGCCGCCGAAGACGTTCACGAAGACGCTCTTGACTTGCGGATCGTTCAAGATGACGTCCAGGCCGTTGGCCATGACCTCGGCCGACGCTCCGCCGCCGATGTCCAGGAAGTTCGCGGGCTTGACGTTGCCGTGCTTCTCGCCGGCGTACGCGACGACGTCGAGGGTGCTCATGACGAGTCCCGCGCCGTTGCCGATGATGCCGACCTGGCCGTCGAGCTTGACGTAGTTCAGGCCCTTGGCCTTCGCCTTGGCCTCGAGCGGGTCAGCCTCTTCGTGGATGACGAACTCTTCGTGCTCGGGGTGACGCACCTCGGAAGCGTTCTCGTCCAGCGAGACCTTGCCGTCGAGCGCCTCGAGCTTGTCGCCCTCGAGGCGAGCCAGCGGGTTGACCTCGACGAGCGTGGCGTCCTCCTCGACGAAGACCTTCCACAGCGACTGGACCATGGCCACGGCCTGGTCGGCGAGCTCGGCGGGGAACTTGGCCTCCTCGACGATCGCGCGGGCCTTGGCCTCGTCGACACCGGTGCCGGCGTCGATCGGGATCTGGCGCACGGCCTCGGGGTTGGTCTTGGCGACCTCCTCGATCTCCACACCACCCTCGACGCTGGCGATGCACAGGTAGCTGCGGTTGGAGCGGTCCAGCAGGAACGAGAAGTAGTACTCCTCGACCGGCGGGGTCGCGGGGGTGACGAGCACCCGGTTGACCGTCAGGCCCTTGATCTCCATGCCCAGGATGTTCGACGCGTGCTCGAAGGCGTCCTCGGGGGTCTTGGCGATCTTGACGCCGCCGGCCTTGCCGCGGCCGCCGGCCTTGACCTGCGCCTTGATGACGGTGACGCCACCCAGCTGCTCGGCTGCGGCCTTCGCCTCATCGGCGGTCTGGACGACAACGCCCAGCGTCGTTGCGACGCCATGCTTGGCGAAGAGTTCCTTCGCCTGATATTCCATCAAATCCACGGTGGTGTCCGTCCTCAGTTGGAGTTCCGCTTTACCCACGGGCCGCCGATGGGCCGCCACACGTGAGCCTTGGCGACTCTATCCGTTAATTCTGGGTTAAGACGCGTTGCTTACGTCACACCAAGTGTTCCACCGTTATGTCTGGTGCGCCCAGCTCGGCACAGACCGCGGCGATGCGCCCCAGCGCGGTCACGTCGGCCGCGGTGTCGACGAGGATGCGCACCGCGTCCTCGGCGACCGCCGTCCGTCCGAGGTGCTCCGGTGTCTGGTGCCCACCGACGAAGACGATCTCGTGCCCCTCGTCCAGGAGCCGCCGGGCGGCTGAACGGGCTGCTGCGTCATCGCCGGTCGCGCCCACGATGATGCGTTCGATCGTCATGCTTCGCGATGCTGCCACACGGTGAACAGGGTCACAGGTTTGGCCTTCGTCCCACGGGGGGAGGGACCCTTGGCCCTACAAGATCTGGATATCGTTTCTCTCGAGCTCGATCCTGGGCTAGGCTCGGCGAGTTCTGTTTTTTTCTTCCGGAGGTCTTCTGCGTGTCTTCGTCAGCGCCCAAACGCCGACTCGACGTACGTCAGCAGACCCCGCAGCGCACGGCCGGCAAGCGAGCCGCCCAGCGCCGACGGACCCGTCGCCACTCCTTTGTTCCCACTCCAGCCATGGCCGGTGCATTCGCACTGATCCTGGC includes these proteins:
- the sucD gene encoding succinate--CoA ligase subunit alpha yields the protein MAIFLTKDSKVIVQGITGGEGSKHTARMLAAGTQVVGGVNARKAGTTVEHKDADGNTVELPVFGSVAEAIEKTGADVSVAFVPPAFTKDAVVEAIDAEIGLLVIITEGVPVQDSAEFWAYAQGKKTRIIGPNCPGIITPGEALAGITPANIAGTGPIGLVSKSGTLTYQMMFELRDFGFSTAIGIGGDPIIGTTHIDALEAFEADPDTKAIVMIGEIGGDAEEKAAAYIKEHVTKPVVGYVAGFTAPEGKTMGHAGAIVSDGAGTAQGKKEALEAAGVKVGKTPSETAELMREILKNL
- the sucC gene encoding ADP-forming succinate--CoA ligase subunit beta → MDLMEYQAKELFAKHGVATTLGVVVQTADEAKAAAEQLGGVTVIKAQVKAGGRGKAGGVKIAKTPEDAFEHASNILGMEIKGLTVNRVLVTPATPPVEEYYFSFLLDRSNRSYLCIASVEGGVEIEEVAKTNPEAVRQIPIDAGTGVDEAKARAIVEEAKFPAELADQAVAMVQSLWKVFVEEDATLVEVNPLARLEGDKLEALDGKVSLDENASEVRHPEHEEFVIHEEADPLEAKAKAKGLNYVKLDGQVGIIGNGAGLVMSTLDVVAYAGEKHGNVKPANFLDIGGGASAEVMANGLDVILNDPQVKSVFVNVFGGITSCDAVANGIKGALELLGDEASKPLVVRLDGNNVEEGRAILNELNHPLVTQVDTMDGAADKAAELANG